In bacterium, a single window of DNA contains:
- a CDS encoding PPC domain-containing DNA-binding protein, which translates to MVERYSAGRLFLGRLEYGADLLDELYRLCEDHTIRMGTLWVIGAVQKSCVGFYHQGEKRYQQITLATPAEIVCCLGNISYKDERCFIHAHISLSDGEGKAWGGHLMPGTIIFAAEYQVQELQGRILQRRDDAVTGLALWQQRS; encoded by the coding sequence ATGGTTGAACGCTATAGTGCAGGAAGACTCTTTCTTGGCCGTCTCGAATATGGAGCGGACTTACTGGATGAGCTGTATCGCCTCTGCGAAGATCATACTATCCGGATGGGAACCTTATGGGTTATCGGCGCAGTGCAGAAGTCCTGCGTTGGTTTCTATCATCAGGGTGAAAAGCGCTATCAGCAGATTACTCTTGCGACTCCGGCTGAAATCGTCTGCTGCCTGGGCAATATCTCCTATAAGGATGAGAGGTGCTTCATCCATGCCCATATCAGTCTGTCCGACGGGGAGGGGAAAGCCTGGGGAGGGCATCTCATGCCGGGAACAATCATTTTTGCGGCTGAGTATCAGGTTCAGGAGCTCCAGGGGAGGATTCTCCAAAGGAGAGACGATGCTGTCACCGGCCTGGCCTTATGGCAGCAAAGGTCGTAA
- a CDS encoding radical SAM protein: MPALLVADESGQIYDHPYLKLAARTGYRMVRPGRRQLIPLPFGSQLFIMPGRIPVGWDTRAEKFTSCEEFSFNGKKKRCFPVAAFLAPGFLRTLLPATQVVQEPRIELPLWAYTAVGWKNGRFWVSALQIDPNPHWHPKYFQDDQKVARAVRTFLQEKPKNRLVRQLSRCALEYHCFAAKNFFLQRWECPLPTSPACNARCLGCLSLQPGECCPSSQERITFVPTVDELVEVALPHLGREDAIVSFGQGCEGEPLLQADTLARTVHRLRRETSKGIINLNTNGSLPEKAEEVFRAGLDSVRVSLNSLIPDSYNRYYSPCGYTFDQVIETVKKAREHDLYTSINLLVFPGITDRKIECEKLYQFVGQSGIDLIQMRNLNIDPDLYLERMGAPEADEEDGRGEFVPIWEVVDTLRKKFPRLRLGYFNQPEQVVRKAGYTTV; this comes from the coding sequence GTGCCTGCTCTGCTCGTGGCAGATGAATCCGGACAAATTTACGACCACCCGTATTTGAAACTTGCAGCCCGCACCGGGTACCGGATGGTCAGACCTGGCCGCAGGCAGCTTATCCCGCTCCCCTTTGGCAGTCAGCTTTTTATCATGCCTGGCCGTATTCCTGTGGGTTGGGACACCAGGGCTGAAAAGTTTACCTCCTGCGAAGAGTTTTCTTTCAACGGGAAGAAAAAACGATGCTTTCCCGTAGCAGCCTTTTTGGCTCCGGGATTTTTACGAACCCTGCTCCCGGCCACCCAGGTGGTTCAGGAGCCCCGCATCGAGCTTCCCTTATGGGCCTACACCGCTGTTGGCTGGAAAAATGGAAGATTCTGGGTGAGCGCTCTTCAGATTGATCCCAATCCCCACTGGCACCCGAAATATTTTCAGGATGACCAAAAGGTAGCCAGGGCTGTGCGCACCTTTTTGCAGGAGAAGCCGAAAAACCGCCTGGTTCGGCAACTGAGCCGCTGCGCTCTGGAATATCATTGTTTTGCCGCTAAAAACTTCTTCCTGCAGCGCTGGGAATGTCCGCTGCCGACCTCTCCGGCATGCAATGCCCGGTGCCTGGGATGTCTTTCTCTCCAGCCCGGTGAGTGCTGCCCATCGTCCCAGGAGAGGATTACCTTTGTCCCGACCGTGGATGAGCTGGTGGAGGTTGCCCTGCCGCACCTTGGCAGGGAAGATGCCATTGTGAGCTTTGGCCAGGGGTGTGAGGGGGAACCGCTGCTCCAGGCCGATACCCTGGCCCGGACGGTCCACCGGCTGAGAAGGGAAACCTCAAAAGGCATTATTAACCTCAATACCAACGGAAGCCTGCCGGAGAAGGCCGAAGAGGTCTTTCGGGCTGGTCTTGACAGCGTCCGGGTCAGCCTCAACAGCCTGATCCCCGACTCCTATAACCGCTATTACTCCCCGTGCGGCTATACCTTCGACCAGGTGATCGAGACCGTGAAAAAGGCCAGGGAGCATGATCTTTATACCTCAATCAATCTGCTGGTCTTTCCCGGCATAACCGATCGGAAGATCGAGTGTGAAAAGCTCTATCAGTTTGTCGGGCAATCAGGCATTGACCTTATCCAGATGCGCAATCTCAATATCGATCCCGACCTGTACCTGGAAAGAATGGGAGCGCCGGAAGCGGATGAAGAAGATGGACGGGGGGAGTTTGTGCCCATCTGGGAGGTAGTAGATACCCTGAGGAAGAAATTCCCCCGGCTCAGACTGGGGTATTTCAACCAGCCTGAGCAGGTGGTGCGGAAGGCAGGCTATACCACAGTATAA